GGTTATGCGGTAGACAATAATACGCTGGGGGCAGATTGGGAACCGCTGTTCATCAATATGAATGATGGTTCTAACGAAGGAATCAAACACAAGAAAAATCCTTGGTTCTCTGCACAGTTCCATCCCGAAGCTGCAAGTGGTCCTACGGATACGGAATTCCTGTTCGATGAATTTGTAAACCTGCTTAAATAACCGACTATCATGAAAGAAAATATAAAGAAAGTATTGCTGCTGGGTTCCGGTGCCTTGAAAATCGGTGAAGCCGGTGAGTTTGACTATTCCGGTTCGCAGGCACTCAAAGCCTTGAAAGAAGAAGGGATTGAAACCATTCTTATCAATCCGAATATTGCTACCGTACAGACATCCGAAGGAGTGGCAGATCAAATTTACTTCCTTCCGGTCACTCCGTATTTTGTAGAGAAAGTAATCCAGAAAGAAAAGCCGGAAGGTATTATGCTGGCATTCGGCGGACAGACCGCGCTGAATTGTGGAGTTGCTTTATATAAAGAAGGAATCCTTGAAAAGTATAATGTAAAAGTACTCGGTACTCCCGTACAAGCCATTATGGATACGGAAGACCGTGAACTCTTTGTACAGAAACTGAACGAAATCAATGTCAAGACCATTAAAAGTGAAGCTGTAGAAAATGCGGAAGATGCCCGTCGTGCAGCGAAGGAATTGGGATATCCGGTCATTGTCCGTGCGGCTTATGCGCTGGGTGGCTTGGGCTCCGGTTTCTGTGACAATGAAGAGCAACTGGATGTACTGGTAGAAAAAGCCTTTTCTTTTTCTCCGCAAGTGTTGGTGGAAAAATCGCTTCGGGGGTGGAAAGAAGTCGAATACGAAGTCGTCCGCGACCGCTTCGACAACTGTATTACAGTTTGTAATATGGAGAACTTTGACCCACTGGGGATTCATACCGGTGAGTCTATCGTTATTGCTCCGTCTCAAACACTGACCAACAGTGAATATCATAAACTTCGTGAACTGGCTATCCGTATTATCCGCCACATCGGTATTGTCGGCGAATGTAATGTACAGTATGCTTTCGACCCCGAATCGGAAGATTATCGCGTCATCGAAGTAAATGCCCGTCTTTCCCGTTCCTCGGCCCTGGCCTCTAAGGCAACCGGATATCCGTTGGCATTCGTGGCTGCCAAACTGGGACTCGGCTACGGACTCTTCGACTTGAAGAACTCGGTGACAAAGACTACTTCTGCTTTCTTCGAACCGGCTTTGGACTATGTGGTATGTAAGATTCCACGTTGGGACTTGGGAAAATTCCATGGTGTAGACAAGGAACTGGGTTCTTCCATGAAGTCGGTAGGTGAAGTGATGGCAATCGGACGTACTTTTGAAGAAGCTATTCAGAAGGGCCTCCGTATGATCGGACAGGGAATGCACGGATTCGTGGAAAACAAAGAACTAGTAATCCCTGATATTGACAAAGCACTCCGCGAACCGACCGATAAACGTATTTTTGTGATCTCAAAAGCCTTCCGTGCAGGATACACCATCGATCAGGTGCATGAACTGACGAAGATTGACAAATGGTTCCTTCAGAAGTTGATGAATATAATGAAGACTTCGGAAGAAATGCACGAATGGGGAAATAATCATAAACAGATTGCCGATCTGCCTGTGGAACTGCTTCGCAAGGCTAAAGTTCAGGGCTTTTCCGATTTCCAGATTGCCCGTGCTATCGGTTATGAAGGTGATATGGAAAATGGAAGCCTGTATGTCCGCAAGTATCGTAAGGCTGCCGGTATCCTTCCGGTGGTAAAACAGATCGATACACTGGCTGCCGAATATCCGGCGCAGACCAATTATCTGTATCTGACCTATAGCGGAGTGGCAAACGATGTACATTATCTGGGTGACCATAAATCCATTGTCGTATTGGGTTCCGGTGCCTACCGTATCGGTTCTTCTGTAGAGTTTGACTGGTGCGGTGTGCAGGCTCTGAATACCATTCGCAAGGAAGGTTGGCGCAGTGTTATGATCAACTATAATCCGGAAACGGTATCTACAGACTATGACATGTGCGACCGTCTCTACTTTGATGAACTGACATTCGAACGGGTAATGGATATTCTTGAGCTGGAAAATCCGCATGGTGTCATCGTATCTACCGGTGGTCAGATTCCGAATAATCTTGCTTTGCGTCTGGATGCCCAGAACATTCACATACTGGGAACAAGTGCTCAGAGCATCGACAATGCTGAAGACCGTGAAAAGTTCTCAGCAATGCTCGACCGTATTGGCGTGGATCAACCACGCTGGCGTGAGTTGACATCGCTGGAGGATATCAATGAGTTTGTCGATGAAGTTGGTTTCCCGGTTCTTGTTCGTCCGTCTTATGTGCTTTCGGGTGCTGCGATGAATGTCTGCTCCAATCAGGAAGAGCTTGAACGCTTCCTGAAACTGGCTGCCAATGTATCAAAGAAGCATCCGGTGGTAGTAAGCCAGTTTATCGAACATGCGAAGGAGGTAGAAATGGATGCTGTGGCGCAGAATGGCGAAATCATAGCCTATGCAATCAGCGAACATATTGAGTTTGCCGGTGTACACTCCGGTGATGCCACTATTCAGTTTCCGCCTCAGAAGTTGTATGTGGAAACTGTCCGTCGCATCAAACGCATCAGCCGTGAGATTGCCAAGGCATTGAATATTTCCGGTCCGTTCAACATCCAATACCTGGCAAAAGATAATGATATTAAGGTAATCGAATGTAATCTGCGTGCCAGCCGTTCTTTCCCGTTTGTCAGCAAAGTGCTGAAGATAAACTTCATTGAGCTGGCAACCAAAGTGATGCTGGGTCTTCCTGTGGAGAAACCGGAAAAGAATCTCTTTGAACTGGACTATGTGGGAATTAAGGCTTCGCAGTTCTCTTTCAACCGTTTGCAGAAAGCTGACCCTGTATTGGGAGTGGATATGGCTTCTACAGGTGAGGTCGGCTGTATCGGAAGTGACACTTCCTGTGCCGTACTGAAAGCCATGCTGTCTGTCGGCTACCGTATTCCTAAAAAGAACATCCTGCTTTCTACGGGTACAATGAAGCAGAAGGCTGATATGATGGATGCAGCACGTATGTTGGTAAACAAGGGATACAAACTCTTTGCAACCGGCGGTACTCATAAAACCTTTGCTGAGAACGGCATTGAAAGTACGCTTGTCTACTGGCCGAGTGAAGAAGGACATCCGCAGGCATTGGAAATGCTTCATAATAAGGAAATTGACATGGTAGTCAATATCCCGAAGAACCTGACTGCCGGAGAACTGGACAATGGATATAAAATCCGTCGCGCGGC
This sequence is a window from Bacteroides thetaiotaomicron VPI-5482. Protein-coding genes within it:
- the carB gene encoding carbamoyl-phosphate synthase (glutamine-hydrolyzing) large subunit, which gives rise to MKENIKKVLLLGSGALKIGEAGEFDYSGSQALKALKEEGIETILINPNIATVQTSEGVADQIYFLPVTPYFVEKVIQKEKPEGIMLAFGGQTALNCGVALYKEGILEKYNVKVLGTPVQAIMDTEDRELFVQKLNEINVKTIKSEAVENAEDARRAAKELGYPVIVRAAYALGGLGSGFCDNEEQLDVLVEKAFSFSPQVLVEKSLRGWKEVEYEVVRDRFDNCITVCNMENFDPLGIHTGESIVIAPSQTLTNSEYHKLRELAIRIIRHIGIVGECNVQYAFDPESEDYRVIEVNARLSRSSALASKATGYPLAFVAAKLGLGYGLFDLKNSVTKTTSAFFEPALDYVVCKIPRWDLGKFHGVDKELGSSMKSVGEVMAIGRTFEEAIQKGLRMIGQGMHGFVENKELVIPDIDKALREPTDKRIFVISKAFRAGYTIDQVHELTKIDKWFLQKLMNIMKTSEEMHEWGNNHKQIADLPVELLRKAKVQGFSDFQIARAIGYEGDMENGSLYVRKYRKAAGILPVVKQIDTLAAEYPAQTNYLYLTYSGVANDVHYLGDHKSIVVLGSGAYRIGSSVEFDWCGVQALNTIRKEGWRSVMINYNPETVSTDYDMCDRLYFDELTFERVMDILELENPHGVIVSTGGQIPNNLALRLDAQNIHILGTSAQSIDNAEDREKFSAMLDRIGVDQPRWRELTSLEDINEFVDEVGFPVLVRPSYVLSGAAMNVCSNQEELERFLKLAANVSKKHPVVVSQFIEHAKEVEMDAVAQNGEIIAYAISEHIEFAGVHSGDATIQFPPQKLYVETVRRIKRISREIAKALNISGPFNIQYLAKDNDIKVIECNLRASRSFPFVSKVLKINFIELATKVMLGLPVEKPEKNLFELDYVGIKASQFSFNRLQKADPVLGVDMASTGEVGCIGSDTSCAVLKAMLSVGYRIPKKNILLSTGTMKQKADMMDAARMLVNKGYKLFATGGTHKTFAENGIESTLVYWPSEEGHPQALEMLHNKEIDMVVNIPKNLTAGELDNGYKIRRAAIDLNVPLITNARLASAFINAFCTMTVDDIAIKSWEEYK